One window of the Pseudochaenichthys georgianus unplaced genomic scaffold, fPseGeo1.2 scaffold_447_arrow_ctg1, whole genome shotgun sequence genome contains the following:
- the spata45 gene encoding spermatogenesis-associated protein 45, whose protein sequence is MSGAEPRALRELNVRRETWCRVEGNPHQEWERRERRHYRKHLRSTAGLLKSLPAGETRSPAGREGAPPSHLPERRHFEESYESQLA, encoded by the coding sequence ATGTCTGGAGCAGAGCCTCGGGCTCTGAGGGAGCTGAACGTGCGGAGGGAGACGTGGTGTCGCGTGGAGGGGAACCCCCATCAGGAGTGGGAGCGGCGCGAGAGGAGACACTACCGGAAACACCTGCGCAGCACCGCGGGACTCCTCAAGTCTCTGCCCGCAGGAGAGACCCGCAGCCCGGCCGGAAGAGAGGGAGCACCACCCTCTCATCTACCGGAGAGGAGGCACTTCGAGGAGAGCT